In Chloroflexota bacterium, a single window of DNA contains:
- a CDS encoding response regulator transcription factor, producing the protein MTTVLVIDDDSTLLKFLGEYLRDTSLTVFTTDKSETALRILYDERPNIVVLDVMMPGMDGFVLASRIREISSVPMIMLTGKTSESDKLRGFRIGVDDYVTKPFSFAELAARINAILSRARDSSAAERQLHVFGSVSIDLDRWNVTKDNEAVSLSPTEFRMLKFLVENKGRAISEEELLQAVWGLEEGVERGYVRRYIWFLRQKLERDPSNPEIIQTVRGFGYRMSD; encoded by the coding sequence GTGACCACTGTTCTTGTGATTGATGACGATAGCACCCTGCTGAAATTTTTGGGCGAGTACCTGCGCGACACCAGCCTCACGGTCTTCACCACCGACAAAAGCGAAACGGCGTTGCGGATTCTCTACGACGAGCGGCCCAATATTGTCGTCCTGGACGTGATGATGCCCGGCATGGACGGCTTTGTGCTGGCCTCGCGCATCCGCGAAATCTCGTCGGTGCCGATGATCATGCTCACCGGCAAAACGTCCGAGTCCGACAAACTGCGCGGCTTCCGCATCGGCGTGGACGACTACGTGACCAAGCCTTTCAGTTTCGCCGAACTGGCGGCCCGCATCAACGCCATTCTCAGCCGCGCCCGCGACTCTTCAGCCGCCGAACGGCAACTGCACGTCTTTGGCAGTGTTTCGATTGATCTCGATCGCTGGAACGTGACCAAAGACAACGAGGCCGTCTCACTCTCGCCGACCGAGTTCAGGATGCTCAAGTTTTTGGTGGAGAACAAGGGCCGGGCAATCTCGGAAGAGGAGTTGCTTCAGGCGGTGTGGGGGCTGGAAGAGGGTGTGGAGCGAGGCTACGTGCGCCGCTACATCTGGTTCCTGCGGCAAAAACTGGAGCGCGACCCCTCCAACCCCGAAATCATCCAAACCGTGCGCGGCTTTGGCT
- a CDS encoding PAS domain-containing protein, which produces MSSAPFSQTWQRWLTALSVAGLLSLLAQQIDWPFARLLQFALEAIVVALALQLRAKSQPALQPAWDALAVGLFIWLVSNLLTALLEAFTRSTSLAPSIIDLIRLVGYPLLAFGLWRYPMGARNRATRLRVLLDLLLAVGCAAAIIYDLSLRPLLATAQATFTEPAIIIWQAVYPFAALLLTLAAVAVILRAPPAGLHASLIIVAVGLITAVNFSPALGQIIIGLGALLVGAGAWPGLDLPRLGSRRTRLIQIAQRFLPVLAVLTLFVETISLQFVTSQADATSLYLAILFSALLVVRQGVLLGETDLQQYAQLVNSTTDAAFVCKEDGRLLLANPVTYNLLGLQPGDELGNRTLADLFQPLPPASVGEILVLARTGSWQGEGSAKTGSRPITLALSLNTLRDEAGIVAGLVGVGRDVTERKHMESKLRSLNAQLLEAQDRLMRANADLELKVTERTANLESANRQLEQQNAELQTLDELKSEFISLVSHELRAPLTNLNGGLELMLTRDKEMSLKSREALTLMSREARRLTKIVETILDISAFEAGQLPIKIAPLSLNSLLPSVVEQFLSNPNVDRLNLNLPPDLPPVLGDERGLRSVLFQLIDNAFKYAPESPVEISAHCNDTMIQIRVSDHGPGIPSDQQGKVFGKFHRAQQSDSQKVYGYGLGLHTSRRFMDAMEGSIALENTPGGGATFCVSLRRANL; this is translated from the coding sequence CCCTTCGCCCGTCTCCTGCAGTTTGCCCTGGAAGCCATCGTCGTCGCATTGGCCCTCCAGCTTCGGGCCAAGAGCCAACCTGCCCTCCAGCCGGCTTGGGATGCGTTGGCCGTCGGCCTCTTCATCTGGCTGGTCAGCAATCTGCTCACGGCCCTGCTGGAGGCCTTCACCCGCTCCACTTCCCTTGCGCCGTCTATCATTGACTTGATCCGCCTCGTCGGCTACCCGCTCCTGGCCTTCGGTCTGTGGCGCTATCCTATGGGCGCCCGCAACCGCGCCACCCGCCTGCGCGTCCTGCTCGACCTGCTCCTGGCCGTCGGTTGTGCCGCCGCCATCATCTACGACCTCAGCCTGCGGCCCCTGTTGGCAACGGCCCAGGCGACGTTTACAGAACCAGCCATTATCATCTGGCAGGCGGTTTATCCTTTTGCCGCACTCCTGCTCACCCTGGCCGCTGTGGCCGTAATCTTACGCGCCCCGCCTGCCGGCCTGCACGCCTCCCTCATCATCGTCGCCGTCGGCCTCATCACCGCCGTCAACTTTAGCCCGGCGCTAGGGCAAATCATCATCGGCTTGGGCGCGCTCCTAGTCGGCGCGGGCGCGTGGCCCGGCCTCGACCTGCCCCGCCTCGGAAGCCGCCGCACCCGCCTCATCCAAATTGCCCAGCGCTTCCTGCCGGTGCTGGCCGTGCTCACCCTTTTTGTCGAAACCATCTCTCTACAATTCGTCACCAGCCAGGCCGACGCCACCAGCCTCTACCTGGCCATCCTCTTCAGCGCCCTGCTCGTCGTGCGGCAGGGTGTTCTGCTTGGCGAAACCGATCTCCAACAATACGCCCAACTCGTTAACAGCACCACCGACGCCGCCTTCGTTTGCAAAGAAGATGGCCGGCTCCTGCTGGCCAACCCGGTGACTTATAACCTGCTCGGACTGCAACCCGGCGACGAACTGGGCAACCGGACTCTGGCCGACCTCTTTCAACCCCTGCCACCCGCCTCGGTCGGGGAGATTCTCGTCCTGGCCCGAACCGGCAGCTGGCAGGGCGAAGGCTCGGCCAAAACGGGGAGCCGTCCCATCACGCTGGCGCTTTCCCTGAACACCCTGCGCGACGAGGCCGGGATCGTGGCCGGGCTGGTCGGAGTCGGGCGCGACGTCACCGAGCGCAAACACATGGAGTCCAAGCTTCGCAGCCTCAACGCCCAACTGCTCGAAGCCCAGGATCGCCTCATGCGCGCCAACGCCGACCTCGAGCTCAAAGTGACCGAGCGCACCGCCAACCTGGAGTCGGCCAACCGCCAGCTCGAACAACAAAACGCCGAACTGCAAACGCTCGACGAACTCAAATCCGAATTCATCTCCCTGGTCTCGCACGAACTACGCGCCCCGCTCACCAACCTCAACGGCGGCCTGGAGTTGATGCTCACCCGTGACAAAGAGATGTCGCTCAAGTCGCGCGAGGCCCTCACCCTCATGAGCCGCGAAGCGCGCCGCCTGACCAAGATCGTCGAAACCATTCTCGACATCTCAGCCTTTGAGGCCGGGCAGTTGCCCATCAAGATCGCCCCCCTTTCGCTCAACTCGCTCCTGCCTTCAGTGGTCGAGCAATTCCTCTCCAACCCCAACGTTGACCGTCTTAACCTGAACCTGCCGCCCGACCTGCCGCCCGTCCTGGGCGACGAGCGCGGGTTGCGGAGCGTTTTGTTTCAACTTATTGACAATGCCTTCAAATATGCACCCGAAAGTCCTGTTGAAATTTCGGCCCACTGCAACGACACTATGATCCAAATCCGGGTCAGCGATCATGGCCCCGGCATCCCGAGCGACCAGCAGGGCAAAGTGTTCGGCAAGTTCCATCGCGCCCAGCAAAGCGATTCGCAAAAAGTGTATGGCTACGGCCTCGGGCTTCACACCTCCCGCCGCTTCATGGACGCCATGGAAGGGAGCATTGCTTTGGAAAACACTCCCGGCGGCGGGGCTACATTCTGCGTTAGCTTACGGAGAGCAAACCTGTGA